In one Haloplanus salinus genomic region, the following are encoded:
- a CDS encoding hybrid sensor histidine kinase/response regulator translates to MSATGEGITVLHVDDDPEFVDLAATFLEREDDAFTVRTATSAAAGVDYLDANDVDCIVSDYDMPGRDGLAFLDAVREDHPDLPFILFTGKGNEQIASQAISAGVTDYLQKDRGTGQYAVLANRIRNAVDQYRSQRELEASQKRLSLFVEQSPLGVIEYTSEFEIVGLNEAGEEILGYTEEELRGETWEKIVSSESYENVDEVTSALAEAEGGFHSIDENVRKDGERIVCEWHNRVVTDDDSVERSSTSNRPQADDGDVVAVFSLFQDITERRERQRRIEALHEATRDFMALDSREAVAERAVETARSVLGLPINSVYLYDETADALVPTATTEEAIDLIGEPPTYEPGESLSWEAFQSGEVRVFEDVSDEPGRYNPDTAFGAEIILPLGDHGVMYVGATDPGAFGEADVALARTLAANAEEALSRIERERTLRESRRRHRTLVENFPDGAVFLFDHDLRYVLAGGAELPSVDPSGDDIEGKTSHDLFPDELADELADSYRGALSGRRNAFEREFRGARYRIRTLPVRDEAGDIVSGIAVLQNVTERERRERELARQNERLEEFASVVSHDLRNPLNVAEGHVDLLRRDCDSERLDTISSAHDRMNALIDDLLTLAREGREVGSLEPVDLDGCVERCWRNVDTADATIELRTDRTIRADRSRLQQLLENLMRNAVEHGSTSPRANAPEDAVEHGSTSPRANAPEDAVEHGSTSPRANTPEDAVEHGSTSDGATVAVGAVDGGFYVEDDGPGIPESERDIVFEAGHTTSEDGTGFGLSIVERVVEAHDWSIRVGESAVGGARFEITGVEFEG, encoded by the coding sequence ATGAGCGCGACAGGCGAGGGGATCACCGTACTACACGTTGACGACGACCCGGAGTTCGTCGACCTCGCGGCGACGTTTTTGGAACGAGAGGACGACGCGTTCACTGTCCGGACGGCGACGAGCGCCGCCGCGGGGGTCGACTATCTCGACGCGAACGACGTGGACTGCATCGTCAGCGACTACGACATGCCCGGCCGGGACGGGCTGGCGTTTCTGGACGCCGTCCGCGAGGATCACCCCGACCTCCCGTTTATCCTCTTTACCGGGAAGGGAAACGAGCAGATTGCGAGCCAAGCTATCTCGGCGGGCGTGACCGACTACCTCCAGAAGGACCGGGGCACCGGTCAGTACGCCGTCCTCGCCAACCGGATTCGGAACGCGGTCGACCAGTACCGCTCGCAGCGGGAGCTCGAAGCCAGCCAGAAACGACTCTCCCTGTTCGTCGAACAGTCGCCCCTCGGCGTCATAGAGTACACCAGCGAGTTCGAAATCGTCGGCCTGAACGAAGCCGGGGAGGAGATCCTCGGCTACACCGAGGAAGAACTCCGCGGCGAGACGTGGGAGAAAATCGTCAGCAGCGAGAGCTACGAGAACGTCGACGAAGTCACGTCGGCGCTGGCAGAAGCCGAGGGTGGCTTCCATAGCATCGACGAGAACGTCCGCAAGGACGGCGAGCGGATCGTCTGTGAGTGGCACAACCGCGTCGTGACCGACGACGACAGCGTGGAACGGAGTTCCACGAGCAATCGGCCACAGGCCGATGACGGCGACGTCGTCGCCGTCTTCTCCCTGTTTCAGGACATCACCGAGCGCCGGGAGCGCCAGCGACGCATCGAGGCACTCCACGAGGCGACCCGCGACTTCATGGCGCTCGACTCACGGGAGGCGGTCGCCGAGCGAGCCGTCGAGACGGCACGGAGCGTCCTCGGGCTTCCGATAAACAGCGTCTACCTCTACGACGAGACAGCGGACGCGCTCGTCCCGACGGCGACGACCGAGGAGGCCATCGATCTGATCGGCGAGCCGCCGACGTACGAACCGGGCGAGAGCCTTTCGTGGGAGGCGTTCCAATCGGGGGAGGTGCGCGTCTTCGAGGACGTCTCCGACGAGCCGGGACGCTACAACCCGGACACGGCGTTCGGGGCGGAGATCATCCTCCCCCTCGGCGACCACGGCGTGATGTACGTCGGCGCGACCGACCCCGGCGCGTTCGGCGAGGCCGACGTGGCGCTGGCCCGGACGCTCGCCGCCAACGCCGAGGAGGCGCTCTCGCGGATCGAGCGCGAACGGACGCTTCGAGAGAGCCGGCGTCGGCACCGGACGCTCGTCGAGAACTTCCCCGACGGCGCCGTCTTCCTCTTCGATCACGACCTCCGGTACGTCCTCGCCGGCGGGGCGGAGCTGCCGTCGGTCGACCCCTCCGGCGACGACATCGAGGGAAAGACCTCTCACGACCTGTTCCCCGACGAACTCGCCGACGAACTCGCCGACAGCTACCGCGGGGCGCTGTCGGGGCGGCGCAACGCCTTCGAACGGGAGTTCCGGGGGGCACGGTACCGCATCCGGACCCTCCCGGTCCGTGACGAGGCGGGCGACATCGTCTCCGGCATCGCCGTCTTGCAGAACGTTACCGAGCGGGAACGGCGGGAGCGCGAACTCGCGCGACAAAACGAGCGCCTCGAGGAGTTCGCCAGCGTCGTCTCCCACGACCTCCGGAACCCGCTGAACGTCGCCGAGGGACACGTCGACCTGCTTCGCCGGGACTGCGACAGCGAGCGTCTCGACACGATTTCGAGTGCCCACGACCGGATGAACGCCCTGATCGACGACCTACTGACGCTGGCGCGGGAAGGACGCGAGGTAGGGTCGCTCGAACCGGTCGACCTCGACGGCTGTGTCGAACGCTGCTGGCGGAACGTCGACACCGCCGATGCGACGATCGAACTGCGGACGGATCGGACGATTCGCGCCGACCGAAGCCGTCTCCAGCAACTCCTGGAGAACCTGATGCGCAACGCCGTGGAACACGGCTCCACGAGCCCTCGGGCCAACGCTCCCGAGGACGCCGTGGAACACGGCTCCACGAGCCCTCGGGCCAACGCTCCCGAGGACGCCGTGGAACACGGCTCCACGAGCCCTCGGGCCAACACCCCCGAGGACGCCGTGGAACACGGCTCCACGAGCGACGGTGCCACCGTCGCCGTCGGCGCCGTCGACGGCGGCTTCTACGTCGAGGACGACGGCCCCGGCATCCCCGAGTCCGAGCGCGATATCGTCTTCGAAGCCGGGCATACGACCTCCGAGGACGGCACGGGGTTCGGACTGAGCATCGTCGAACGGGTCGTCGAGGCCCACGACTGGTCGATTCGAGTCGGCGAGAGCGCGGTGGGCGGCGCCCGCTTCGAGATCACCGGCGTCGAGTTCGAAGGCTGA
- a CDS encoding TatD family hydrolase encodes MVDPNQYPTQRPMGAFRNDDVGVENPPSSSITRLPWIDIHQHGHTMSWGDRERFDLSGAEAAVFVAAAAHYAPYRPMHPEDVRFLWDDAIRRSHAIGRSHFFDPYVAIGIHTTGPKVDYEDLFDVLPEYAALDEVVALGETGISMTQYSEPMAIEDQKAVVREQMRVADDQDLPILVHTPSVTKAEPDEWLTGKTEEGHDLADPVLDPATAKLEATRMDVELMDEVGLADEQVVLDHAHPSMAEFVMEETGCYLAFSIGQWIRTTTVADVAGVIEEYGPERVIIDTDVAGMYQTQPFAMKRAMLDLVRAGVGEEEVRQVVYENPKGVLGLG; translated from the coding sequence ATGGTCGATCCCAACCAGTATCCGACACAGCGACCGATGGGCGCCTTCCGGAACGACGACGTCGGCGTCGAGAACCCGCCGTCTTCGTCCATCACCCGGCTGCCCTGGATCGACATCCACCAGCACGGTCACACGATGTCGTGGGGTGACCGCGAGCGGTTCGACCTCTCCGGCGCCGAGGCGGCCGTCTTCGTCGCCGCGGCCGCGCATTACGCCCCCTACCGACCCATGCATCCGGAGGACGTGCGCTTCCTCTGGGACGACGCCATCCGGCGGTCCCACGCCATCGGCCGAAGCCACTTCTTCGATCCCTACGTCGCCATCGGCATCCACACCACGGGGCCGAAGGTCGACTACGAAGATCTGTTCGACGTGCTTCCCGAATACGCCGCCCTCGACGAGGTGGTCGCGCTGGGCGAGACGGGGATCTCGATGACCCAGTACAGCGAACCCATGGCCATCGAGGATCAGAAAGCCGTCGTCCGCGAGCAGATGCGCGTCGCCGACGACCAGGACCTCCCCATCCTCGTCCACACCCCCTCCGTCACGAAAGCCGAGCCGGACGAGTGGCTCACCGGCAAGACCGAAGAGGGCCACGATTTGGCCGACCCGGTGCTCGACCCCGCGACGGCCAAGCTAGAGGCGACGCGGATGGACGTCGAACTCATGGACGAGGTGGGCCTGGCCGACGAGCAGGTCGTCCTCGATCACGCCCATCCCTCGATGGCCGAGTTCGTCATGGAGGAAACCGGCTGTTATCTCGCCTTCAGCATCGGGCAGTGGATTCGGACGACCACCGTCGCGGACGTGGCGGGGGTGATCGAGGAGTACGGGCCGGAGCGAGTTATCATCGACACCGACGTGGCCGGGATGTACCAGACACAGCCCTTTGCGATGAAGCGGGCGATGTTGGATCTGGTTCGGGCCGGGGTCGGGGAGGAGGAGGTGCGGCAGGTGGTGTACGAGAATCCGAAGGGGGTGTTGGGGTTGGGGTGA